The Fimbriimonas ginsengisoli Gsoil 348 genome window below encodes:
- a CDS encoding alpha-L-rhamnosidase encodes MTPVRLRTEYRENPLGLDIAIPRLFWQLQSDRNGARQTAYQIQAGTSPGAADLWDSGKVESSTSIHIPYEGASVGSLSRIWWRVQVWDEAGEASGWSEPSFWETGLPPEEWSSRWIQDLPMGGPRTTGPAPFLRTEIQLEKPVKEARLVATALGLYEFRINGERVGDDYFAPGWTDYNKRVQYQVYDVTGLVQTGANALGAILGDGWYCGHVEWRGRQLYGDRPKLRAQLLVRYEDGSEEVFGTDASWRASFGPILESDMLMGESYDARRELGGWDRPEYHDDGWRAVEEVDLQANLVGMVGPTVKSTQELEPVDEPKEMAKWPRPDFLFDLGQNMVGRVRLRVKGEAGKTVRLRFGEILDEKGHLYTDNLRSAKQTDNYTLKGDPEGEVWESRFTFHGFRYVELGGDVEKPGRDAITGIVMHSDTPKTGDFVCSDELVNQLQRNIDWGQRGNFVDIPTDCPQRDERLGWTGDAQVFVRTAAFNRDVAGFFTKWQNDLKDSQSEIGEIPPTAPNTNAVGADGGPAWADAVMICPWTIYLCYGDKALLAEHYDSMKEYVDFLEKDSHDLIRSHPDKKGFHGFGDWLSTKAETPNDLIGTAFLVYSSRLMAKIAGVLGHGDDVARYDDLANRAREAFLRRFVSPEGYIVANTQTAYVLALHFDLLPMELRPTALQALVDDVGRSGWHLSTGFVGTPYISRVLSDNGRLDVAYKLLLQESWPSWLYSVTQGATTIWERWDGWTHDKGFQDVGMNSFNHYAYGAIGAWLYAVVAGIDVDEARPGYEHIVLRPRPGGGLTQAKGALASTHGLIESAWKIEDGSWIWEVLVPANCTATAYVPCGDPERVILPEGSALTNVANGEVQVELPSGSHRFEVKDWA; translated from the coding sequence ATGACTCCTGTCCGCCTTCGAACTGAATACCGAGAGAACCCTCTCGGCCTCGACATTGCCATTCCCCGCCTCTTTTGGCAGCTTCAATCGGACCGGAATGGTGCTCGGCAGACGGCATATCAGATCCAAGCCGGAACATCGCCCGGTGCGGCGGACCTCTGGGATAGCGGGAAGGTGGAATCGTCCACGTCCATCCATATTCCTTATGAAGGAGCATCGGTCGGATCGCTGTCGCGGATTTGGTGGCGGGTTCAGGTGTGGGATGAGGCGGGTGAGGCGTCGGGTTGGAGCGAGCCATCGTTTTGGGAGACCGGGCTGCCGCCCGAGGAGTGGAGTTCCAGGTGGATCCAGGACCTGCCGATGGGCGGACCGAGGACGACCGGACCGGCGCCGTTCCTACGGACCGAGATTCAGCTCGAGAAGCCGGTGAAAGAGGCCCGCTTGGTGGCCACCGCGCTAGGGCTGTACGAATTCCGAATCAACGGCGAGCGAGTGGGAGACGACTACTTCGCGCCAGGTTGGACCGACTACAACAAGCGGGTCCAGTATCAGGTGTACGACGTCACCGGGCTCGTGCAGACGGGAGCGAACGCGCTCGGCGCAATCCTCGGCGACGGTTGGTACTGCGGACACGTGGAGTGGCGGGGCCGGCAGCTTTATGGGGATCGGCCGAAGCTCCGCGCACAGCTCCTTGTGCGTTATGAGGATGGATCGGAAGAGGTTTTCGGAACCGACGCCTCCTGGCGCGCCAGCTTCGGGCCGATCTTGGAGAGCGACATGCTCATGGGCGAGAGCTACGACGCCCGCCGAGAATTGGGGGGGTGGGATCGCCCGGAGTACCACGACGACGGATGGCGCGCCGTCGAGGAGGTCGACCTCCAAGCGAATCTCGTCGGCATGGTGGGGCCGACCGTCAAATCTACGCAAGAGTTGGAGCCGGTCGACGAGCCGAAGGAGATGGCGAAATGGCCAAGGCCCGATTTCCTGTTCGACCTCGGCCAAAACATGGTTGGCCGCGTGCGCCTTCGCGTAAAGGGAGAGGCGGGGAAGACGGTTCGGCTCCGGTTCGGCGAGATCTTGGACGAGAAGGGGCATCTATACACCGACAACCTTCGATCTGCCAAGCAAACCGACAACTACACATTGAAAGGGGACCCGGAGGGCGAGGTCTGGGAGTCGCGCTTCACATTCCACGGGTTTCGTTATGTGGAGCTCGGCGGCGACGTGGAGAAGCCAGGGCGTGACGCGATTACGGGCATCGTCATGCATTCCGATACGCCGAAAACCGGCGATTTCGTGTGCTCGGACGAGTTGGTAAACCAGCTCCAGCGAAATATCGACTGGGGACAGCGAGGGAACTTCGTCGACATTCCCACCGACTGCCCGCAACGGGACGAGCGACTTGGTTGGACGGGAGATGCCCAGGTTTTTGTCCGGACCGCCGCCTTCAACCGCGACGTGGCCGGGTTCTTCACGAAATGGCAGAACGACCTGAAGGATTCTCAATCGGAAATAGGCGAAATCCCGCCCACCGCCCCGAACACCAATGCGGTCGGCGCCGATGGCGGGCCAGCGTGGGCCGACGCGGTGATGATCTGTCCCTGGACGATCTATCTATGTTACGGCGATAAGGCTCTACTCGCGGAGCACTACGACTCCATGAAAGAGTACGTAGACTTCCTGGAGAAGGACAGCCACGATCTGATTCGCAGCCATCCCGACAAGAAGGGTTTCCATGGATTCGGTGACTGGCTCTCCACGAAAGCGGAGACGCCGAACGACCTGATCGGCACCGCATTCCTCGTCTATTCGTCTCGCCTGATGGCGAAGATCGCCGGCGTGCTCGGGCATGGAGACGATGTCGCCCGTTATGACGATCTGGCAAACCGCGCGAGGGAAGCATTTCTCCGCCGGTTTGTGTCGCCGGAGGGGTACATCGTTGCGAACACCCAAACCGCCTACGTGCTGGCGCTCCACTTCGATCTACTTCCGATGGAGCTGCGCCCAACCGCGCTTCAGGCGCTCGTCGACGATGTGGGGCGGAGTGGTTGGCACCTCTCCACTGGCTTCGTCGGCACGCCGTATATTTCGCGGGTGCTCAGCGACAATGGGCGTTTGGATGTGGCGTACAAGCTGCTTCTGCAAGAGAGCTGGCCATCGTGGCTTTACTCGGTAACTCAGGGAGCTACTACGATATGGGAGCGATGGGACGGCTGGACCCATGACAAGGGGTTCCAAGACGTTGGGATGAACTCGTTCAACCACTACGCCTATGGCGCGATCGGAGCATGGCTATATGCCGTGGTTGCGGGAATCGACGTCGACGAGGCGCGTCCCGGTTACGAGCACATCGTCCTTCGACCGCGTCCGGGCGGAGGGCTTACTCAGGCAAAGGGTGCGCTAGCTTCGACTCACGGCCTTATCGAAAGCGCTTGGAAGATCGAGGATGGCTCCTGGATCTGGGAGGTTCTGGTTCCGGCGAACTGTACCGCGACAGCCTATGTACCGTGCGGCGACCCGGAGCGGGTAATCCTGCCCGAGGGAAGCGCGTTGACGAACGTCGCAAACGGCGAAGTCCAAGTTGAGCTCCCGTCGGGAAGCCACCGATTCGAAGTCAAGGACTGGGCCTAG
- a CDS encoding SDR family NAD(P)-dependent oxidoreductase: MANKVALVTGAARGIGRGCALALANEGYDLALGFRDRTKDDGLIAEIEALGRRAMPLQMDVLHKSQIDAAVAEALDGFGQIDVLINNAGGGRIAAALDVTEEMFDWICDANLKGTFFTSQAVGRAMLAQGGGSIVNIGSQAGAVALPTESVYCAAKAAVAHLTKCLAVEWAPHIRVNCVAPTFIRTPGTRPALADADFERHVLDMIPMGRIGEVEDVTGAVTFLCSPAARLITGATLLVDGGWTLR; this comes from the coding sequence ATGGCGAACAAAGTTGCCCTCGTTACCGGGGCCGCGCGGGGGATCGGGCGGGGGTGCGCGCTTGCGCTTGCAAACGAGGGCTATGACCTGGCCTTAGGATTCCGGGACCGGACGAAAGACGATGGGCTAATCGCCGAGATAGAAGCTCTGGGTCGCCGGGCGATGCCGCTCCAGATGGACGTGCTGCACAAGAGCCAAATCGATGCCGCCGTCGCCGAAGCTCTCGACGGGTTCGGGCAGATCGACGTCCTGATCAACAATGCCGGCGGAGGCCGGATCGCCGCCGCGCTCGACGTGACGGAAGAAATGTTCGACTGGATCTGCGATGCCAACCTGAAGGGCACGTTCTTCACGTCCCAAGCGGTCGGGCGAGCGATGCTGGCCCAGGGTGGCGGCTCGATCGTCAATATCGGGAGCCAAGCCGGAGCGGTGGCGCTGCCTACGGAGAGCGTCTACTGCGCCGCGAAAGCGGCGGTCGCCCATCTCACCAAGTGCCTGGCCGTCGAGTGGGCTCCGCACATTCGGGTGAATTGCGTCGCCCCGACCTTCATTCGCACCCCCGGCACCCGGCCCGCCCTTGCCGATGCGGATTTTGAGCGGCACGTGCTCGACATGATCCCGATGGGACGAATCGGCGAAGTGGAAGACGTCACCGGAGCGGTGACGTTCCTATGTTCTCCCGCGGCCCGCCTTATTACCGGGGCAACCCTCCTCGTGGACGGCGGCTGGACCTTACGCTAG
- a CDS encoding MIP/aquaporin family protein, which produces MWRRYVAEGLGTFAIVFFGCGAIASLAGQPAAHLMVNAVFGLVVAASIYALGHISAAHFNPAVTVAFAVAKRFPWRYVPTYVASQLAGALAASGLHAVLFGGLAKAVGFGATQPTVDLARCLGIEATLTFFLMLVIISVATDRRANGAVPGLAIGMAVALCGLFGGPLTGCSMNPARSLAPALFAGGPALAAYWPYLVGPVIGACLAALVYEAIRGGDEHGQGAPNDLELALEKVRQEGIH; this is translated from the coding sequence ATGTGGCGCCGATATGTCGCGGAGGGGCTGGGCACATTCGCCATCGTCTTCTTCGGGTGCGGCGCGATCGCTTCGCTCGCCGGCCAGCCCGCCGCCCACCTGATGGTTAACGCGGTCTTCGGCCTCGTGGTCGCCGCATCGATCTACGCGTTGGGACACATCTCCGCCGCCCACTTCAACCCGGCCGTCACGGTGGCGTTCGCGGTCGCCAAGCGGTTCCCCTGGCGGTACGTTCCCACCTATGTCGCCTCTCAGCTCGCGGGCGCCCTCGCCGCAAGCGGGCTCCACGCGGTTCTCTTTGGCGGCTTGGCAAAAGCAGTGGGGTTCGGCGCGACCCAGCCGACGGTGGACCTGGCCCGGTGCCTCGGCATTGAGGCGACGCTTACGTTCTTTCTGATGTTGGTGATCATCTCCGTGGCCACCGATCGGCGCGCCAACGGAGCGGTTCCTGGACTCGCCATTGGGATGGCGGTAGCCCTGTGCGGCCTTTTCGGCGGCCCGCTGACCGGCTGCTCGATGAACCCCGCCCGATCTCTCGCTCCCGCTCTCTTCGCCGGAGGTCCCGCCCTCGCCGCCTACTGGCCCTACCTTGTGGGTCCCGTAATAGGCGCCTGCCTCGCCGCTCTCGTCTACGAGGCGATCAGAGGCGGCGACGAACACGGCCAAGGCGCGCCTAACGACCTCGAACTCGCCCTAGAGAAGGTAAGGCAAGAAGGCATTCATTAA
- a CDS encoding metallophosphoesterase family protein gives MKTRLAIFSDIHANLPATQAVRAHIESAGYDAVYCLGDLGGYASQPNEVQDEVMAMGCPTILGNYDEGVGFEKENCGCHYVKPFDIEMSNVSFLWTREHTAPERKAWLRELPREIRLVVNGLRVLLCHGSPRETTEYLFENRSDGYLRQFTSGGKADAQADVIVFGHTHVPFHREVDGVHFINTGSVGRPKDGDARAGYCALTLDAESVTSEQIRVDYDVELACSRLVEAGLPEYFAEYLRTGGQVASK, from the coding sequence ATGAAAACGCGACTGGCCATCTTTTCCGACATCCACGCCAATCTCCCCGCCACGCAGGCGGTGCGAGCCCACATCGAGTCCGCGGGCTACGACGCCGTTTATTGCCTCGGCGACCTCGGCGGGTACGCGAGCCAGCCGAACGAAGTTCAGGACGAAGTAATGGCGATGGGATGCCCCACCATCCTGGGCAATTACGACGAGGGGGTCGGCTTTGAAAAAGAGAATTGCGGCTGCCACTACGTGAAGCCGTTCGACATCGAAATGTCGAACGTTTCATTCCTGTGGACGAGAGAGCACACCGCCCCCGAACGAAAGGCTTGGCTCAGAGAACTGCCCCGTGAGATCCGGCTCGTGGTGAACGGACTTCGCGTTCTCCTTTGCCACGGCTCGCCGCGAGAGACCACGGAATATCTCTTCGAGAACCGCTCCGACGGGTACCTGCGCCAATTCACGTCCGGCGGCAAGGCCGACGCGCAAGCGGACGTTATCGTCTTTGGGCACACCCATGTCCCGTTCCATCGGGAGGTAGACGGGGTGCACTTCATCAACACCGGCAGCGTGGGGAGGCCGAAGGACGGAGACGCGCGCGCGGGCTACTGCGCCCTTACGCTGGACGCAGAGTCGGTAACGAGCGAACAGATACGCGTAGATTACGACGTCGAACTCGCGTGCTCGAGGCTCGTGGAAGCCGGTCTTCCCGAGTACTTCGCCGAATACCTTCGAACGGGCGGGCAGGTGGCGTCGAAGTGA
- a CDS encoding ArsR/SmtB family transcription factor, with product MTLVEDASAQRARMFKALGDKTRVQILDFLRQRCGAVAVGEEGDVHPVQGPSFGEVCCHITGKEKVNSTISFHLNELKDAGLITVEKRGKFMVCDVNRAAVAKLAAYLGEPASCDCEAGC from the coding sequence ATGACCCTTGTGGAAGATGCGTCGGCCCAGCGTGCCCGCATGTTCAAGGCGCTCGGCGACAAGACGCGCGTGCAGATCCTCGACTTCCTCAGACAACGGTGCGGCGCCGTTGCCGTTGGTGAGGAAGGGGATGTGCACCCGGTCCAAGGCCCCTCGTTCGGCGAAGTCTGCTGCCATATCACAGGGAAGGAAAAGGTCAACTCGACCATTTCGTTTCACCTTAACGAGCTAAAGGACGCGGGGCTCATCACCGTTGAGAAGCGAGGCAAATTCATGGTCTGCGACGTTAACCGGGCCGCCGTAGCCAAGCTGGCTGCCTACCTTGGCGAACCGGCATCGTGCGATTGCGAGGCCGGCTGCTGA
- a CDS encoding arsenite methyltransferase yields MATNDLTTREDVQDLVRQRYGEAALRVLSGNAATCCGSAPAETCCGSTTDKGSCCSDSDTISGNLYSDTEASEIPEAALLASLGCGNPTALAQLKEGETVLDLGSGGGIDVLLSARRVGPTGFVYGLDMTDEMLALAERNRAEAGAENVRFLKGHIEEIPLPDDSVDVIVSNCVINLSANKDQVIREAFRVLRPGGRFAVSDVVVDGHIPDAVRRDMEAYVGCVAGALEKEEYLDKLAAAGFVDRGIEPTRRYRFSDLEVSAIAASAIEELTPEEREALDGRIMGAFIRATKP; encoded by the coding sequence ATGGCTACCAACGACTTGACAACCCGCGAGGATGTGCAAGACCTCGTGCGGCAACGATACGGAGAGGCCGCCCTGCGCGTCCTCAGCGGCAACGCGGCCACGTGCTGCGGTTCGGCCCCTGCCGAGACTTGCTGCGGATCGACTACCGACAAGGGCTCCTGCTGCAGCGATAGCGACACGATTTCCGGCAATCTATATTCGGACACGGAAGCGTCCGAAATCCCCGAAGCGGCCCTCCTCGCTTCGCTGGGTTGCGGCAACCCGACTGCGCTCGCGCAGCTAAAGGAAGGTGAGACCGTTCTCGACCTCGGGAGCGGAGGCGGCATCGATGTCCTCCTTTCCGCCCGACGCGTGGGTCCCACCGGGTTTGTGTACGGGCTCGACATGACGGACGAAATGCTCGCCCTTGCCGAGCGGAACCGCGCCGAAGCCGGTGCGGAAAATGTCCGCTTCCTCAAGGGGCATATCGAAGAGATCCCGCTCCCCGACGACTCGGTCGACGTGATCGTCTCGAACTGCGTCATCAATCTCTCGGCAAACAAAGATCAGGTGATTCGCGAAGCGTTCCGGGTTCTACGGCCCGGCGGCCGCTTCGCCGTCTCCGACGTGGTCGTCGACGGGCACATTCCCGATGCCGTGCGGCGGGACATGGAGGCTTACGTGGGATGCGTTGCCGGCGCGCTCGAGAAAGAGGAATACCTCGATAAGCTCGCCGCCGCCGGATTCGTCGACCGCGGGATCGAACCTACCCGCCGCTATCGCTTCTCCGACCTCGAGGTCTCAGCGATTGCCGCCTCGGCAATCGAAGAACTCACGCCGGAAGAACGCGAAGCCCTTGATGGCCGAATCATGGGCGCCTTTATCCGGGCGACCAAGCCCTGA
- a CDS encoding ArsR/SmtB family transcription factor — translation MDHNDEGAMFKALGDPTRLRIFNFLRNCCCPVAVGEEGEVRPVEGPTVGEVCCSVTGSEKITSTVSFHLKELRNAGLITMERRGKNMVCGIDREVLARLADYFTDDSGGCR, via the coding sequence GTGGACCACAACGATGAAGGGGCCATGTTCAAGGCGCTCGGGGATCCGACGCGGCTCCGCATCTTCAATTTCCTTCGCAACTGCTGCTGCCCCGTGGCCGTTGGCGAGGAAGGCGAGGTGCGGCCGGTCGAGGGACCCACGGTGGGCGAGGTTTGCTGCTCGGTAACGGGATCGGAAAAGATCACCTCTACCGTCAGCTTTCACCTCAAAGAGCTCCGCAACGCGGGGCTCATCACCATGGAGCGCCGGGGCAAGAATATGGTGTGCGGCATCGACCGCGAAGTCTTGGCCAGGCTCGCGGATTACTTCACCGACGATAGCGGCGGCTGCCGCTAA
- a CDS encoding Uma2 family endonuclease, translating into MMGAANPVELLERLMLADQFGVKLEIVQGNPTWEFFPGPIHQGTVGDIHRSVRPRSDCEQNYFFALSDAYVQFKDGSVKRPDLMVFCEKPELTRQALTVIPEAVVEVLSPGTEKKDLDVGPPFYLSQGVKDVVVVNPETHVVYHIRKDGARRLEGPVTIQLECGCELDA; encoded by the coding sequence ATGATGGGCGCGGCGAATCCGGTGGAACTTTTAGAGCGCCTCATGTTGGCCGATCAATTCGGCGTGAAATTGGAGATCGTTCAAGGAAATCCGACGTGGGAGTTTTTCCCAGGACCGATCCATCAGGGAACGGTCGGTGACATCCATCGTAGCGTCAGGCCGCGTTCTGACTGCGAGCAAAATTACTTCTTCGCCTTGAGTGACGCCTACGTCCAGTTCAAGGACGGGTCGGTAAAGAGGCCGGACTTGATGGTTTTCTGCGAAAAGCCCGAACTCACAAGGCAGGCGTTGACGGTTATTCCCGAGGCGGTGGTCGAGGTGCTGTCGCCGGGGACGGAGAAAAAGGACCTCGATGTGGGCCCGCCGTTTTATCTGTCGCAAGGCGTGAAGGATGTCGTGGTGGTCAACCCGGAGACTCACGTCGTCTATCACATTCGCAAGGACGGAGCCCGGAGACTCGAGGGGCCGGTGACGATTCAGCTTGAATGCGGCTGTGAGCTAGACGCGTAA
- the uvrC gene encoding excinuclease ABC subunit UvrC codes for MAKRNNNEAVQEKLKLVPAQPGCYIYKDEHGSVLYVGKAILLRNRVRSYFQSSAKHGPRIDRLVRKVCDIEWIVVDTEIEALVLECNLIKQHRPPFNVRMRDDKSYPYITVTDEKFPRVMFTRRVRKDKAKYFGPYPSAYAVRDTLQLLHKTFPLIPCGKSWTGEPVQRPCLYYHLGRCLGPCAGLSDRAEYGKILDKVERFLGGKEEMMVEDLKKEMEAAAEELDFEKAAKIRDQLNAIQTVLSRQKVLNNDQIDQDVIAVVKDDRGAAIQMLYIRGGKLIGQRQFVLDGASEAQPSEAVGEFVKQYYADSPDVPREILLPMEIEERGIVQTWLRQRKGSAVTVEVPQTGEKARLVDMAAANAEQALAQFAQELEQKEVWAEEAMGQLQDSLGLDMPPIRIEGYDISNIQGTAPVGSMVVTENGEAAKDEYRRFKIRYHPESPNDFAMMHEVLTRRLKAYVDGDEKFQKLPDLIMVDGGKGQLAAALKARDDLGLTVPMVGLAKRHELIYVPVEPAGELLSDIREMEAALAAPPPADTPYSYDRPAPKTYGFREVELPLTSPGLMLLRKLRDEAHRFALTYHRKLRDKKFGGSSLDEIPGVGPRRKRLLLRTFGSVEGIRRATADELAAVPTMTKALAVKVKDFLAEL; via the coding sequence GTGGCGAAGCGAAACAATAACGAAGCGGTTCAGGAAAAGCTCAAACTCGTCCCCGCGCAGCCCGGCTGCTACATCTACAAGGACGAGCACGGCTCCGTGCTTTACGTCGGTAAGGCGATCTTGCTCCGCAACCGGGTTCGCAGTTATTTCCAATCCTCCGCCAAGCACGGACCGCGCATCGATCGGCTCGTTCGCAAGGTGTGCGACATCGAGTGGATCGTCGTCGACACCGAGATCGAAGCGCTGGTCCTCGAGTGCAACCTCATCAAGCAGCACCGCCCGCCCTTCAACGTGCGGATGCGGGACGACAAGTCGTACCCCTACATCACGGTCACCGACGAGAAGTTTCCCCGTGTCATGTTCACCCGGCGGGTGCGAAAAGACAAAGCCAAATACTTCGGCCCCTACCCTTCTGCCTACGCGGTACGGGACACGCTACAGCTTCTTCACAAGACGTTCCCCCTCATCCCTTGCGGCAAAAGTTGGACCGGAGAGCCGGTTCAGCGCCCCTGCCTCTACTACCACCTTGGCCGCTGCCTGGGCCCCTGCGCCGGGCTGAGCGATCGGGCTGAATACGGCAAGATCCTCGACAAAGTCGAGCGGTTCCTTGGCGGAAAAGAGGAGATGATGGTCGAGGACCTCAAGAAGGAGATGGAAGCCGCGGCCGAGGAGCTCGACTTTGAGAAAGCGGCCAAGATTCGCGACCAGCTCAATGCCATCCAAACCGTCCTCTCGCGCCAAAAGGTCTTGAACAACGACCAAATCGATCAGGATGTTATCGCAGTAGTGAAGGACGACCGCGGCGCCGCGATCCAGATGCTCTACATCCGAGGCGGCAAGCTAATTGGGCAGCGACAGTTCGTTCTAGACGGCGCGAGCGAAGCTCAGCCATCCGAGGCGGTCGGCGAGTTCGTGAAACAGTACTACGCCGACTCTCCCGACGTGCCGCGCGAGATCCTGCTGCCGATGGAAATCGAGGAGCGCGGAATCGTCCAAACCTGGCTCCGCCAGCGGAAAGGAAGCGCGGTCACGGTAGAAGTGCCCCAGACGGGCGAAAAGGCAAGATTGGTGGACATGGCCGCCGCCAATGCCGAGCAAGCGCTGGCTCAGTTCGCCCAAGAGCTCGAACAGAAAGAGGTCTGGGCAGAGGAAGCGATGGGGCAATTACAGGATTCGCTCGGCCTCGATATGCCGCCCATCCGAATCGAAGGGTACGACATCTCAAATATTCAAGGCACCGCGCCGGTCGGCTCGATGGTCGTTACGGAGAACGGAGAAGCCGCCAAAGACGAATACCGCCGATTCAAGATCCGCTATCACCCGGAGAGCCCGAACGACTTTGCGATGATGCACGAGGTGCTCACCCGTCGCCTGAAGGCGTACGTGGACGGGGACGAGAAATTCCAGAAGCTGCCCGATCTAATCATGGTCGACGGTGGAAAGGGGCAGCTCGCGGCCGCCCTGAAGGCGCGGGACGACCTAGGTTTGACGGTTCCGATGGTAGGGCTTGCCAAACGCCACGAGCTGATCTACGTCCCGGTCGAGCCCGCCGGCGAATTGCTCTCCGATATCCGGGAGATGGAGGCGGCGCTCGCCGCTCCTCCCCCTGCCGATACTCCCTATTCTTACGACCGCCCGGCGCCGAAGACCTACGGTTTCCGGGAGGTCGAGCTACCGCTTACGTCTCCGGGGCTCATGCTTTTGAGAAAGCTGCGCGATGAAGCCCACCGCTTCGCCCTCACCTATCACCGCAAGCTGAGAGACAAGAAGTTCGGCGGATCTTCTCTCGACGAGATCCCCGGCGTCGGCCCCCGGCGAAAGCGGCTCCTACTCCGCACCTTCGGTTCGGTAGAAGGGATCCGCCGCGCCACCGCCGACGAGCTGGCGGCAGTGCCAACGATGACGAAAGCGTTGGCAGTCAAGGTGAAGGATTTTCTAGCGGAGCTCTAG
- a CDS encoding peroxiredoxin family protein, with the protein MGTATAQGVTVGSRPARFSAMTIDGRQIFIRDLRNQGAPFFLYFINDRDNLSSRASTEINRMVRGYGKSKAKWYAISNAPADRARSYVVEFKPPYQVLMDDHLSTIQAFGIQNAPAVVMIDREGKVAKIWKGFSGPMLKDLNRTVARVNGKRVRWYDFSRAPSVTTFGEPFIQSRPGAG; encoded by the coding sequence GTGGGCACGGCCACGGCCCAAGGGGTCACCGTAGGAAGCCGTCCGGCCAGGTTCAGCGCGATGACGATCGATGGAAGGCAGATTTTTATCCGGGATCTGCGAAATCAGGGAGCGCCGTTCTTCTTGTACTTCATCAACGACCGTGACAACCTCAGCAGCCGAGCTTCGACGGAAATTAATCGGATGGTTCGGGGCTACGGAAAAAGCAAGGCGAAGTGGTACGCGATCTCTAACGCCCCCGCCGACCGCGCTCGCTCCTATGTCGTCGAGTTCAAGCCGCCGTATCAGGTGTTGATGGACGACCATCTCAGTACGATTCAGGCTTTCGGCATTCAGAACGCGCCGGCAGTGGTAATGATCGACCGGGAAGGAAAGGTCGCCAAGATATGGAAAGGGTTTAGCGGTCCGATGCTCAAAGACTTGAATCGAACGGTTGCCCGAGTGAACGGAAAACGGGTCCGCTGGTACGATTTCAGCCGGGCTCCGAGCGTGACGACTTTCGGGGAGCCATTTATCCAGTCTCGCCCCGGCGCCGGCTAA
- a CDS encoding 3-deoxy-D-manno-octulosonic acid transferase — translation MFILYNFLLTILAPIWVPWMLLRARRRNEGVNWKERQGSYTIPPRGDRPRIWFHAVSVGEVVASMPILTELRQALPNHEIVLSVTTSSGHQTAREKAAGLFDYLVYFPIDVARFQLAAMQRVRPDVVAIMETELWMNFLWAAKTFDARTLLINGRISDKNFRRSKKLPFYYRALLRDMDRCLMQADADAERIRFLGAREVEVLGNSKFDQALEGLDADPAIWRRELGIDPAIPVVVVGSLRAEEFDFVTQALPSDAQIVIAPRHVEKGDDLEKTLGTGVARRSRNERLSPARVLILDTYGELAKIYSVADIVVIGGGFADLGGQNIIQPLAHGKPVIHGPHMQNFRDVAAQAHEGGATIIASTPEELRNAIRDLLADRSRQDQLGVAAQQIVRRNAGASRRYASAIAAEAARAPKVSRRRGETG, via the coding sequence ATGTTCATCCTTTACAACTTCCTCCTAACCATCCTCGCCCCGATTTGGGTCCCATGGATGCTGCTCCGTGCCCGGCGGCGGAACGAAGGAGTGAATTGGAAGGAGCGCCAAGGTTCCTACACCATTCCCCCACGGGGTGACCGGCCGCGAATCTGGTTTCACGCCGTGTCGGTGGGCGAAGTCGTCGCCTCGATGCCGATCCTCACCGAGCTTCGACAGGCACTCCCGAACCACGAAATCGTGCTCAGCGTCACCACGAGCAGCGGCCACCAAACCGCGAGAGAGAAGGCCGCCGGACTCTTCGACTACCTGGTCTACTTCCCGATCGACGTCGCGCGCTTCCAGCTTGCCGCCATGCAGCGGGTACGCCCCGACGTCGTCGCAATCATGGAAACCGAGCTCTGGATGAACTTCCTTTGGGCGGCCAAAACATTCGACGCCCGAACGCTTTTAATCAACGGCCGAATCAGCGACAAAAACTTTCGCCGCTCGAAAAAACTCCCCTTCTACTACCGCGCCCTATTGCGCGACATGGATCGCTGCCTCATGCAAGCTGACGCCGACGCCGAGCGGATCCGCTTCCTGGGAGCGCGCGAAGTCGAGGTACTTGGTAACAGCAAATTCGATCAGGCCCTCGAAGGGCTCGATGCCGACCCAGCGATATGGCGGCGCGAGTTAGGAATCGATCCGGCAATCCCCGTGGTGGTGGTGGGATCGCTTCGGGCGGAAGAGTTCGATTTCGTCACCCAAGCCCTGCCGTCCGACGCCCAAATCGTTATCGCTCCCCGTCACGTGGAGAAGGGCGACGATCTCGAGAAGACCCTTGGAACCGGCGTTGCCCGGAGATCCCGAAACGAGAGGTTATCGCCCGCTAGAGTTCTCATTCTCGACACCTACGGCGAACTGGCCAAGATCTACTCGGTTGCCGATATCGTGGTGATCGGCGGCGGGTTCGCCGACCTGGGCGGGCAGAACATCATTCAACCGCTGGCCCACGGAAAACCGGTCATCCACGGCCCTCACATGCAGAACTTTCGGGACGTGGCGGCTCAAGCGCACGAAGGAGGCGCTACGATCATCGCCTCGACTCCCGAAGAGCTGCGTAACGCGATCCGCGACCTCCTCGCGGATCGTTCTCGACAAGACCAACTTGGAGTCGCCGCCCAGCAAATCGTTCGACGAAACGCCGGCGCCAGCCGCCGCTATGCGTCCGCGATCGCGGCCGAGGCAGCCCGAGCACCCAAGGTTAGCCGGCGCCGGGGCGAGACTGGATAA